One genomic segment of Musa acuminata AAA Group cultivar baxijiao chromosome BXJ3-3, Cavendish_Baxijiao_AAA, whole genome shotgun sequence includes these proteins:
- the LOC135584653 gene encoding uncharacterized protein LOC135584653, whose translation MVDSVNVVLEFLKKNRFTNAEAALRGELNARPDLNGFLQKHLAEEKEVGRTVGEVDSVRQQSTSSQIAESSKEFVVKEIEVGGIGNGFGSKKGCGLGQGRESGSVDLYPWNFISTANTSSVSINTGTGNNFADILISEEPKHRRGSFVLEKRDRAVGVEPDWPVEQRVSYDMDMDKTDVEVKPNISQVIDHKDQTAYCQGHFLDDPWVKSGDPGCSVKTVFPFPMDNASSGYIGHASERREFKHKINSDDIRESTKEEIDAVSRSSFDGKSLDSAEQIFFKNFDGPVSGGHHRDELPRLPPVRLKSEDKLVNLQWEEKADCHESGMKPSNADTTFMIGSYLDVPIGQEINSSGGRRTIGSNWLSVSQGIAEDTSDLVSGFATVGDESLDYPNEYWDSDEYDDDDDIGYTRQPIEDETWFLAHEVDCPSDNEKGTGHGSVLDHQDQAPIKDEDDTSFAEEDSYLSGEQYLPTKNVEQVAISAGSMGHKMLEMYDKTDESDLIAHYDGQLMDAEELSLMRSEPVWQGFVTQNNELMMLDNGKGPNDVGRSHQENPFTEDDQHGSVRSIGVGINSDAAEIGSEVRESLVGGSSEGDTDFFPDHGVSASGRSYHQNDTTDIDMHRPKREKMRGNKQDGDILACKNDISLSGVSTDGGFSFPPLLKTGSMLEADSGKTLSSSKTNAAHSPDECANGIATEDMLATWRRKGSDSSPVKSSRDEEISDVARSRNSSASSGSNYGYAVTESISKGHHEANEISEEDRGATLEDEEAAALQDQIRQIKVQEEEFETFYLKIVHRKNRTGFEEDKNFHVVPNSVIAGRYHVTEYLGSAAFSKAIQAHDLHTGMDVCVKIIKNNKDFFDQSLDEIKLLKFVNKNDPADKYHILRLYDYFYYREHLLIVCELLKANLYEFHKFNRESGGEVYFTMPRLQSITIQCLEALRFLHGLGLIHCDLKPENILVKSYSRCEVKVIDLGSSCFETDHLCSYVQSRSYRAPEVILGLPYDKKIDIWSLGCILAELCTGNVLFQNDSPATLLARVIGIIGPIDRGLLAKGRDTYKYFTKNHMLYERNQETNRLQYLIPKKTSVRHRLPMGDQGFIDFIAYLLEVNPKKRPSASEALRHPWLSHPYEPISS comes from the exons ATGGTGGACTCGGTGAACGTGGTCTTGGAGTTCTTGAAGAAAAATCGGTTTACCAACGCCGAGGCTGCTTTACGGGGGGAGCTCAATGCCCGACCAGATTTGAACGGGTTCCTTCAGAAGCACCTTGCTGAAGAGAAAGAAGTGGGAAGAACTGTTGGGGAAGTTGATAGTGTGAGGCAACAAAGTACCAGCTCGCAGATTGCTGAGAGTTCTAAAGAGTTTGTTGTAAAGGAGATTGAAGTAGGAGGGATTGGAAATGGATTCGGCAGCAAAAAGGGTTGCGGTCTTGGTCAGGGTAGGGAAAGCGGTTCAGTAGATCTTTACCCTTGGAATTTTATTTCCACTGCCAATACTAGTTCTGTTTCGATAAATACTGGCACTGGAAACAACTTTGCTGACATCTTGATATCGGAAGAACCAAAGCATCGACGGGGTTCTTTTGTGTTGGAAAAGAGAGATCGTGCTGTTGGTGTTGAACCTGATTGGCCGGTGGAGCAAAGGGTTTCTTATGATATGGACATGGATAAAACTGATGTTGAAGTGAAGCCTAACATCAGCCAAGTTATTGATCATAaagatcaaactgcctactgtcaGGGCCATTTTCTTGATGATCCATGGGTGAAAAGTGGGGATCCCGGATGTTCTGTGAAGACAGTTTTTCCATTTCCCATGGATAATGCCTCGTCCGGTTATATTGGACATGCTAGTGAAAGAAGAGAATTTAAGCATAAAATTAATAGTGATGACATTAGGGAATCAACAAAAGAGGAGATAGATGCTGtgagcagatcatcctttgatgggAAGTCTCTAGATAGTGcagaacaaattttttttaagaattttgaTGGACCAGTTTCTGGTGGACATCACAGGGATGAGCTACCGAGGCTGCCTCCTGTACGGCTTAAATCTGAAGACAAATTAGTCAACCTGCAGTGGGAGGAAAAGGCTGATTGTCATGAATCTGGAATGAAGCCATCCAATGCTGATACTACCTTTATGATCGGATCTTACCTTGATGTCCCCATCGGGCAGGAGATCAACTCCTCAG gTGGCAGGCGAACAATTGGAAGCAATTGGCTGTCTGTAAGTCAAGGTATTGCCGAGGACACTTCCGATTTGGTATCTGGTTTTGCTACCGTTGGTGATGAATCACTTGATTACCCAAACGAGTATTGGGATTCTGatgaatatgatgatgatgatgatattggaTACACAAGACAGCCCATTGAAGATGAAACCTGGTTTCTGGCACATGAAGTTGATTGTCCAAGTGATAATGAAAAAGGAACAGGTCATGGGAGTGTGCTTGATCATCAGGATCAGGCTCCCATTAAAGACGAAGATGACACTTCTTTTGCTGAGGAAGACTCATACTTGTCAGGCGAGCAGTATTTGCCAACAAAAAATGTTGAACAAGTTGCTATTTCAGCAGGATCGATGGGTCATAAAATGCTAGAAATGTATGACAAAACAGATGAAAGTGATCTGATAGCTCATTATGATGGGCAGTTGATGGATGCTGAAGAACTAAGTTTGATGCGTTCGGAACCTGTCTGGCAAGGTTTTGTCACACAAAACAATGAATTGATGATGTTAGATAATGGGAAAGGCCCCAACGATGTTGGACGAAGTCATCAGGAGAATCCTTTTACAGAAGATGATCAGCATGGTTCAGTCAGGTCAATTGGTGTGGGAATAAATAGCGATGCTGCTGAGATTGGTAGTGAAGTTCGTGAGAGCTTGGTCGGAGGAAGTAGTGAAGGGGACACAGATTTCTTTCCTGATCACGGTGTCAGTGCAAGTGGCAGAAGTTATCATCAAAATGATACAACTGATATTGATATGCATAGACCAAAGAGAGAAAAGATGAGGGGAAATAAACAGGATGGTGACATTTTGGCATGTAAAAATGATATAAGCCTATCAGGAGTGAGCACTGATGGTGgcttttccttccctcctcttctGAAAACTGGAAGTATGCTGGAGGCTGATTCTGGCAAAACATTATCTTCAAGCAAAACCAATGCTGCTCATAGTCCTGATGAGTGTGCAAATGGCATAGCTACAGAGGATATGCTCGCCACTTGGAGAAGAAAAGGTAGTGATTCTTCTCCTGTAAAGAGCTCCAGAGATGAGGAGATTTCTGATGTGGCTAGATCAAGAAACTCGAGTGCATCATCAGGCTCGAACTATGGCTATGCTGTAACAGAGAGCATTAGTAAAGGGCACCATGAAGCCAATGAAATAAGTGAAGAAGACCGTGGAGCAACACTAGAAGATGAAGAAGCAGCAGCATTGCAGGACCAAATAAGACAGATAAAAGTTCAGGAGGAGGAATTCGAGACTTTCTATCTCAAGATAGTGCATCGGAAAAACAG AACTGGCTTTGAAGAAGACAAAAACTTTCATGTGGTTCCGAATTCTGTCATTGCTGGACGTTATCATGTTACTGAATATTTGGGTTCTGCTGCATTTAGCAAAGCTATTCAGGCACATGACTTGCACACTGGCATGGATGTTTGTGTGAAAATTATCAAGAATAATAAAGATTTCTTTGATCAGAGCCTTGATGAAATTAAGCTTTTGAAATTTGTCAACAAGAATGATCCTGCTGACAAGTACCACATCCTACGTCTGTATGATTATTTCTATTATCGG GAACACTTGTTGATAGTTTGTGAACTTCTCAAAGCCAACTTATATGAATTTCATAAATTCAACAGAGAATCTGGAGGAGAAGTTTATTTCACAATGCCTAGGCTTCAG TCAATTACAATCCAATGTCTGGAGGCACTTCGGTTTTTGCATGGTCTTGGTCTTATTCATTGTGATTTGAAGCCTGAGAATATATTGGTAAAGAGCTACAGCAGGTGTGAAGTTAAGGTTATCGACCTTGGTAGCAGCTGCTTTGAAACAGATCATTTGTGTTCTTATGTACAGTCACGATCTTATCGTGCTCCTGAGGTTATTTTGGGTCTCCCATATGACAAAAAGATAGACATTTGGTCACTGGGATGTATCTTGGCCGAGCTTTGCACCGGAAAT GTTCTCTTCCAAAATGACTCTCCTGCAACGCTACTGGCTCGTGTGATTGGGATCATTGGCCCCATTGACCGAGGGTTGCTTGCAAAGGGACGTGATACATACAAATATTTCACAAAGAACCACATGTTATATGAAAGGAATCAG GAAACCAATCGGCTACAATATTTGATCCCAAAGAAGACGTCAGTACGTCACCGGTTGCCAATGGGTGATCAAGGCTTTATCGATTTCATTGCTTATCTTCTGGAAGTAAACCCAAAGAAGCGACCAAGTGCCTCAGAGGCTCTGCGGCATCCATGGCTGTCCCATCCTTACGAACCAATATCATCTTGA